In Ooceraea biroi isolate clonal line C1 chromosome 13, Obir_v5.4, whole genome shotgun sequence, a genomic segment contains:
- the LOC105286213 gene encoding monocyte to macrophage differentiation factor 2, with protein sequence MNRRACTNEAYIPTSIEHVANIATHGIWIIPSVICSVRLFRYSSTSDQYISSYVYGTSLILLFGVSTIFHSVQYCNYHRSLKDALHRCDRAMIYIFIAASYFPWLNIHNNELLHAMRYVIWIMAIMGILYQQLFHERYKMLETIFYVVMGIGPSVMILKVYNYYDIMELKLGGLIYVFGLVFFKSDGRIPFAHAIWHLFVAVAAGFHYYAILKYVYNISVDGNVPPDETIRLIHDALR encoded by the exons ATGAATCGAAGAGCGTGCACGAACGAGGCTTATATTCCTACTTCCATAGAACATGTGGCAAATATTGCGACTCATGGAATATGGATTATACCATCCGTGATCTGTAGTGTCAGGCTTTTTCGATATTCAAGTACGTCGGATCAGTACATCTCCAGTTACGTATACGGCACCTCCTTGATCCTCCTTTTTGGAGTGTCCACTATTTTCCACAGTGTGCAGTACTGCAATTACCATAG ATCCCTGAAAGATGCGTTGCATCGTTGCGATCGTGCCATGATATACATTTTCATAGCAGCCAGTTACTTCCCATGGTTGAACATACACAATAACGAGCTTCTACACGCGATGCGATATGTCATCTGGATCATGGCTATAATGGGCATTCTCTATCAGCAACTCTTCCATGAGAGATATAAGATGCTTGAAACGATTTTCTATGTAGTTATGGGTATCGGGCCCAGTGTCATGATCCTTAAAGTG TATAACTATTACGATATTATGGAATTGAAACTGGGCGGATTGATATACGTCTTCGGCTTAGTTTTCTTCAAGTCGGACGGTCGAATACCTTTCGCGCACGCAATCTGGCATCTTTTTGTAGCCGTAGCGGCCGGATTTCACTATTACGCGATACTgaaatatgtgtataatatctCTGTCGACGGGAACGTTCCTCCTGACGAGACGATCCGCCTGATACACGATGCTCTTAGATGA